The Microthrixaceae bacterium DNA window GGATGCACGGTCAGACATCGCAGTCACCGGGCACCACGCCAGCTGAGCACAGACCAGGTGCGCCGACAACGACCAGTAGACGGTGTCGGCAGCGTCGACGATCTGCACCGTGATCCCTGCGCTTCCCGCTGGAGCGCCATCTGGATCGCACCGGACCCACCACGCCTACTCGCCCCGTCGGCGGACTGCTCATAGATCCACGACGACTGATAACGGCACGCCGGAGGGTCCTCACCATCCCACTGCCAGTTAGGCCCACTGACCCGCAAATCGAACACGTCGACGAATCGGCGGTCACCTCCACCGAATAGATCCCAGCAGCCGAAACCACCAAACCGTCCGGATCCGTTGTCGGTCATCAGCAGCCCCGGTGACGACGCCAACGCCCACTACTCCGAGGACGGCGACGTATCCTGGATGCACGCCGTCGAATACCCCCCACCCGTGCCACCAACCGCAGCCACCCACCTCTTAGCGGTCGCTTCATAGGTGAGGACATCGTTGTCCTCTACCTCCCCGGCCCCGTCGCGGTGATATCCACGTCGAGCAACTGGTGCAGGTGCTGACGAGCCGCAGGTCCCGCAGCCGACGCTCCAACGTGAGGACACGGCGCTTCACCTCGGCGATCTCAGAGACGATCGACCCGGCCATCACGCCCCCATCCACGGGGATAGCTCGATTCTGAACGCCGCGGCCGCAGGATCGACGGTCTTGCCGGCGACCCGCCACGTCGCCGCGATCTGAGACGGGCCGTCATCGACCTCGACCCGCACCCGATCCCCAACCCACAACGTCGCCACCAGATCCATACGGACCTGAGCCGACAGCGACTCCGACAGCGACGACGACGCCTGAGCCGCCGCGTAGATCGCCCGGTTCTCGAGGTCATCCGCCGACGTGCCGGTGGGGGCGGCGGAGTAGGACTGGAGGACCAGCCCACCGAACAACGTCACATCGTGGTAGGGCTCCGTGAAGCCCTCGTCGTTGGCGACCACCCACTCCGTTACCGGGTGAGTGAGGCCCGAGGTCCATGTCCCCCGGCACCACAGGCGGATTCGTGCCCTCAGCGGTGAGTGTCAGGCCGCCGGGGTCATGGGCGAACTCGCGGGTCACCCAGCAGCGCCCGACCCGCACCGCCCCGGTCAGCGCGAAGTCGCATTCGCCGTATCCGGACTCGACCACCATGCGGGCCACCTCGATGACCTGCACATCGGGACGACGCCACGATGCTTCCATTACCCCGTCGATGCTGCCGTCGATCCACGCCGACACACCAAGGTCAGAGACACGGGCGAACGCCTCCATCCACATGTCACGAACCGGGATCTCCTCGACCTCGGTCTCGGTCTCATCCATGCCAACAGAGGTGGGCGAAATCTGCGCGGACACCTTCCGCACCACCACATCCTCGGCTGCGCCGCCCTCCCCCCCGACAGACATGAACCACGAGCGCGGGATGCCGCCCGCGCCCTGAGCGGACGTGAACGTCGTGTGGATCACAGCCGTCACCCACCGGCCACGCCAGGTCACCGGCGAACACCATCCGACCCTTGTTGAGGGTCACCGGCCAGGACGCCAGCGGCGAGAGGATCACGTCACCGTCAGGGACACCGGGCTTGATCCACACCTCGGCGGTGAACCGCCAATCGGATGTCCGGTAGGAGAATTGGCCCCGGCCGTGAACGCCGTCGACGTCACGTCGAGGAACGGTGACCACTCGCGGGTACCACGGATCTGCTCACGACCCCACACCGTCTCATCGCCGTCGATCAGCCGCGCGTCTAGCCAGTACTCGGGACCCGCGACCTCGATAGTGATCGTCGGGCCAGCGATCGCACGCGACACCGACACGATCGGACCCCAATGCATCACCCGCCCGGCGTAGGAGATCTGGATCTCACGCTCGACCCGCAACAGGTCATCGGCGACGAACGAATCATCGGGGTAGGTGGCGTGATGGTCGATGACGACGGTCGCGGATGACGACCCGATCGCGTCCATCTTCTCCGACCAGGTGCACGACACGATCTGGTCCGACGGGATCTGGGCGACACGACCCGACGACCCCGCGTAGGTGATCCACACCTCCAGGTCCGCCGATGCCATCTCGGTGGAGACCGCGCCACGGGTGCCGTGGACGATGTTCCCCGCTGGGGCGGTGACAGTGATCGTCATGTCACACCGAGATCCATCGACAGGGTCAGGTCGGTGCCGTCCAAGGTCACGATCGACGCACCACCAGAGTCACGCAGCACCCACAGCGGTACGGACGTGGCGTCATCGACACCGGCCTCGAACCCGACGAACGCCGCGACCTGCTCGGCGGTGCCACACGACGCCCACACGACAGCCGACAGCGGCAGGGTCCAGCGGCCCGACGAGAACACCGGGGCACCCGTCACCAGCGACGCACGGCTGTACCCGGTGGCGACAAGCTCGCAGCCACCAAGGGCCAGGTCGGTCAAGGTCGTGTCGGTGGCGTCGAACGACCAGCCCATCCCGTGCTCGATGGCGAGCACCTTGTCATCGACGCGGGCATCCCACCCCGACGGGGTGAGCGTCTCCAGCCCGGACCGGTACCACGACACGACCAGCGCCATCAGACCACCACCGTCATCTCGCCCGTCGTCCCCAACCAGCGGAGCGACATCTCCACGTAGCCGTAAGGCAACGACGACAGCCCGTCATCGGACGTGCCCATCGGACGGCCCACGATCTCGCGGTGGCCAATCCCCGGCAGCCACAACCACAACGACCCGAGGCCTGTAGCCATCGCATCGAACTGGGCAGCCAACGCCACCCACCACGCGCCAGCGGCCGCGTCATCGCCAGGTGTCCAGATCTCGACATCCAGGCTGATGTCGAGCGGGGCCGCAACATCACGACCCACAGCCACACCACCGCTCATCGAGCGTTGGGCCGTCTGAGACGACACAGACGGGCCAAGCCCATTGACCTTCACCAACGACACCTCAGGGTTAGCGGTGCCATCCCCGCACACCAACGACCCCACCCCGAACTGGTACACACCCGACAACGGAGACGGCATTAGTGCACCACCCCCACCTTCATCAGCCGATCAAACTCGGACCCGATCAGATCGACGGTCTGCCACGGGGTAGCCGCCTCGTTCACCGTCACGTTCAGCACACGAGGACCGGCCGCCGACTTCGCTTGGCCGCGACGGTCACGCTCGTTGAACGCCGCCTGCTTGCGCTGATCCACCGCCCACTGCTCAGGCGTGAACACACGACCCGACTCGCCAGGATCTAGCCGCAGAATCTCCGGGCCGTTCTCGCCCACCGGATACACCCGGCCCGCTCCGACACGGCCACCGATCGCACGACCACCACGGTTCGCCTCATCAGTCCCAGACAAGGCGATCTCCATCGCCCGGTTGATCGCGTCCACCGCCTGGAGGCGGGTCTGAAGCTCGATCGTCCACGGGCGGGCCGTCAGAGAGTTGAGCTGCTCGGCCATCTCCAAGAGTCGCTGGCGCACCGGCGACCCCGGCTCCATCTGCCCCGCCAGTTCCAGGAGCTTGACGATCTGGCCATCTAGAGCGCCCTTCGAGTTTGCCAGCGCAGTGTCCAGCTCGGCCTGCGCTATCGCCTGCGCCACAAGTGCATCGGTGACCTTGCGCTCAGCACCTCGACCGCCGCCCTCGACTCGACCACCGCCGCCTGCTGATCCACGACGCGCTGCTGAGCGGCCGCCACCTGATCTTGGGCGTCACGGACCCGGCCAGCGGCCTCTGTCACCCGGTCGTTTGCCTCGACCACACGGGCCTGAGCATCCACGACCCGCTGGGCTAGGGCCTCCTGGACCTCGACCACACGGGCCTTCGCCTCCGCTAGCGCCTCCTCTGCCGTGCGCTCAGCATCAGCAGCCGCGGCGATCGCATCCTTCGCCGCGGTGACCTCCTCGGACTGCTCAATCCCGCGGGCCTGAGCCTCCAGCCAGCTCGTCGGCCGCCTCACCGTTGCGCTCCTGGGCCTCGGCCAGCGCATCTCAGCCCGCTCCACCCGGATCTGGAGACGCTCGCGATCCTCAGCCCATTCCTTGCGGGCCTCAGCGTTGCGCCGCTCCCGCTCGGCCACAGCATCGGCGGACTCACCAGGCTTTGCCTCGTCAATGTCAGGACCCGCGGCCAGAGCCTCACGGGCGTCCTTGAGGTCGAGGATCGCCTCGCGCTCATCGAGGACCGCACCCTTAGCCGAGACCGCCAGATCCTCCAGGACCTCAGCGGCACGCTCACGCGCCTCGGTCAAATCCCTCCTGAGCGGCCTTGCTGTCGCGCTGCGCCGACGCCAGATCCTTCTCAGCGTCAACGACTCCCTTGTGGGCGGCCCCCAGCTCCTTGGTCCCAAACTGAAGATCACGCTGTGCGTCCGCTAGGTCCTCAGCGGCCTCTACCGCCCCCTGCCTGGCGTCAGCCAGACCTTTCTCGGCGTCAGCGACACCACGGGCAGCGTCAGCCACGCCCTTACGGGCCTCGGACACGCCACGCTCAGCGTCAGCCACCCGATCCTGAGCGTCAGCCACCCCAGCCCGAGCAGACTCCACGCCCTCCTCAGCGGACCGCAGACCATCGACGGCGGACCGTGCAGCGTCAGCCGCTGCCTCCTCTGCCGCCAAGTCACGGGCCAACGCAGCCGAAGCCTCAGCGGCCCCCGCTCCCGAGGACTGGTAGCCATCCAGTGCGGCCGTCAGCTTGTCCACCGACATGATCGTCGGGTCGACACCAGTCGCCGCCAGCGCCTTCTCAGCGTCCGCCACCGACATACCAGACCGCTTAGCGGCCTCCTCTATCCGATCGGCGGCATCCTCGTACGCCTTGGCCCGACCCTTAGCCGCCTTCTTCGCCTCGGCCGTCTCGCGGTCAGCGTCGATGTCGAACAGGTCGCCAGGGTCAGGCAGGCCAGCGAACGACCCCCCAGCCTCCTTGATCGCATCACCCCACGCCCTGGTCTCAGCGGCCGTCTGGCGCAGGCCCGCAACCGTGCGACCGTTCGCCTGATCGAACTGGTCAGCCCACTGATTCGCCGCACCGCGGCCAGCAGCACCCCACTGATTCCACGCAGCAGCACCAGCCACCAGCGCACCAGCCAGCGCACCAGCGGCGACACCAGCGCCCGTCATCTTCTGCGCCGTCGTCGCCGTCTCCGACCCGTACGCACGGACAGCACCAACACCAGACCGCAACAGGCCGACACCCTCAGCGACCTTCGGCCCCAACAACCCGAGACCCACCACCAGCCCCCCTATGCCGACCACCCCGGTCTGCATCGGAGCAGGCAGCGCACCAAACGCACTCGCCAGACCCGCTATCCCCTTAGCGGCCGTAGCGGCAGCAGGCACCAGCGACGTGCCAATGGAAGCCGCACTGTTCTCTAGCTCGGCCTTCGCCCGCTTGGACGACATCGCCAACCCGTCAGCCTCCCGAGCCGCCGCCCCCGACGCCTTACCCGCGCCGGCCAGCATCAGCGAATAGGTCGCCAGCGCCTTCTCCTGGGCGGTCAGCTCACGGGCCGACGACTTGCCCGTCTCGGCCAACGCCTGCTGCTCCACTGCCGCCGCGTTGATCGTCGGAACAAACTTCTGCAAGGCGTCGTACTCGCCCCCGAACGCAGCCGTCTGCGCCTCGATCACGTCCACCGGATTCGCGTTGTGGAAGGCCGCGAAGTCACCAGCAAGGGTGATCATCGACTTAGACATCTGCGCCGACTTGGCGGCCCCGACGCCCATCTGGGTAAACAGGTTCCCGAAGGTGGATGCGGACTCCAGCGCCTCACGCTTCGACAGGGCGAGCGCCTCGGTCGCGCCCTCAGCAAACTGATTGATGATCCCCACCGACTCCCCGAATACGGCGTTCGTTTTGGCTTGCGCCTCCGCCAGCTCGCCAGCGGCTTTGGTCGACGCACCCAACACCGCCACCGTGCCGCCCAACACGATCCCGCCCGCGACCTCACGGGCGTTACTCAGTTTCGCCGCGTAATCATCGGCCGACTTACCGAGCTTGTCGCTCTCCTTGGCGGTCTTGTCCACCGCCTTGTCGACAGCCGACAACTCCTTCTGGACGCGCTTGAGAGCGGCCAGCGTCTGCTGGTCCCTCGTCGTAATGTCGATCGTGAGAGCGCGCCCCGCCACCCCCTCAGACCTCCACGGCCTCAGGCTGCACGGCAGGGAACAGCGTCAGCGACGACGCCACCAAAGCGAACGACGCCAACGCATCCACCGACCGACGGACCCACAACCAATGGACCACCGCCAGATCAGCGAGTAGCACCGCCTCGCCCCGCTCCAAGATCCCCAACACCGCAAGATCGAGGTCCTGCCCCGTCTCCATGCGGAACTGCATCGCATCCAGCCCCGTGACCTTCGCCAGGTCCACGACCTGCTCGGACCCGTCGACCGTAACCGTGATCTGACTCACTCGAACCCCCCAGGGAAAGCCGCCTTCAGAGCGGACTCGTAACCGGCCGCATACAGGGCCTCGACCTCATCGACATGGGCAGCGATCGCATCGTTGATCGCATGCGGCCCCTGACCGGCCACGCCAGCCGTCCACGAGTTCCCCACCCAGGGCGGGGCCTGCCTTGCCTGTGAATCGCGGTACCGCTCAGCCGCATACCAACCGGTCCGGCGAGACATGCCCCAGAACGCAGCCTTGGCATAACCAGGGCCACCAGAGATCGCCAGACGGGCCGTCGACTGAGTGCCACGGGCCTTGATCGCACCCGCAGCCAGGACCTGCTGACGGGTGCCAGAGCGGGCACCAGAACGAGCCCACTCCGACGCCTGCTCAGCAACCTTCTTGTTCGCCTTGCGCTGCTCGCGGGCCAGCCCCTGAGACGACGCCTTGAGGCCAGCGATCAACTCATCGAGGCCATCGACCTCGGCAGAGACCAGCGCCATCAGTACGCCGTGTCGGTGGTCTGGTACTCCAACGTCCACGCCGGATCAGTGCCGTTGTCCAGCACCCGGAACGGCAGAGGCTGTTCGGGTGTGGTGTCCAGACCGACCTTCGGGCTAGACCCGGTGAGCTGGATCAGCGGGAACGTCGCCCGAAACAGGAAGTCGAACCCAGTCTCGATCTCGGGACCGGTGAAGGTGATGATCAGATCCTCCAGCTCGGTGCCAGCAAGCCAAGCGTCCTGCCACGAATCGGAGTCGTAATCCAGCGACAGAGTGCCAGTCGGCTCCACACGGGTATTCAGCACCGGCTTCTCACGGCCACCCGCACAGATCCGCCACCGCTCCATGTCGAGCCCGGTCGGGATCGTGAAGTCAGCAGACCGCAGGCACTCAGAGTTGCCGTCGATCGACACCACACAGTCGATGTCACGGTAGACATGCGACGAAGTGGGGTAGGACGGGGTGACCGACGCGGCCGCAGTGTCGAGCGTCTTGTAGGCGAACGTCGACTTGAGGACCGGCAGGCCCTTGGGAGCCAGCGCCAGATTGAGGCTCTCGGCCATGCACCCGAGGTAGTCGTGATGGTTCACCGTGCCGCCCACATCAGCGCGGCCAGCATGGACCGTGAACGACTTGGTGGGGCCGGTCGTGGTCGGGGTGAACGTGTGGAGCCTGGTCAGAGTCGCGCCACCCGGCGTGGTGGTCGCCACAGTCGACGCCACCGACGCCAGCACCAGGCCGAGAGACTTGGCCATCAGGTCCAGGGTCAGCACATGCTGACCACCACGAGGCACAGCTACAGACCGCCCCGTCGGGGTGGCCACCGTCGCTGGGCGCATCCCACGGCTCTGGAGGTACTCCACATTCGGGGTGGCGTCATCGGTCTGGTTTTCGATGCCGCGGGTCAAAGTGGTGGCCTTGGTCCCCCACTCCACGGTCTCCTCGCCGATCGTCCAGAAGTTGTCTTGGATGCCCATATCAGCCCTCCAGGCCGGTCGGGGTGGCACCGTCCGCGGGCGCGGCGGTGAAGGCGGTCACGGCCGCCCGGACGTCAGCCACCGGAGCAGACGCGTCCACGTCGAGCCCGTTGGACTCGGCGAACTCGATGAGGTCGGACTTCTTGGCCGTCGCCGGGTCGAACGGCTGCTCGCCGTCGGCCGGCACGAAGTCGGCGCCCAGCGTCGCCACCAGTGCGTCGTCGAGGTCGAGCACCTGGCCCGGGACGGGCACGAACGGATCCGCCCCGTTCGGGCTGAAGATGTACCCGGCAGGGCCGGTGTAGCGGACACGCATAGCGTGGTCTCCTTGGTGAAGGTCAGGACAGGCGGGCGGTCACTTCGACCGTCACGCGAGCGGTACCGATCGGGCCCTCGGGGGTCTGGCCGCACGACATCGACTTCGACGCAACCCACGACATGAGGACCCCGTCCAAATCGGTGAGCGTCGGCGCCTCAGCCAACGTGTCTTGGATCGCTGCCACGATCTCCGACAGGCGGGACATGGTGGCGTCCAGGTCGCGTTGCTCGGTCACGATGACCAGCAACGGCAGCGTGAACTCCTCGTCACGCTTCTGGCGTCCCTGCGTCATGACGGGCCGGTCCTCCGTGGAGGACAGTTCGTCGATGAACACCATCTCCGCTTTGCGGTTCAGGTCACCAGGCCACCCGGGCTCGACCGCCACCTTGCCGCGCAGGGTGTTGTGATCACGGAGCAGGTCGACGATGTGCTGGGCGCACAACCACCAGACGGTTGTGGTCGGCTCAGCCACCGTACCGGAAGTCCCGTTCGGCGTTCAGCGCAGCATCGATGTCCAAGTACCCGGTCGGCCGGCCAGCGGCCCAGTCGGGGGTGGAGTAGCGGGTGGTGCCACCGTCGAAGTTCTGTGACAGGACGTCACGGCTGGTGCCGGACTGTGAGTTGACGACACGGCGCATCACGTACGCGGCACACGCGGCCAGGATCCCCTCGGGGGTTGTCGCCATGCCGTGGGTGTATTCGACCGTCACCCACCCGTTGCGGTCGACGAACATGCACCCGCGGGCAGCGTCCAGGTCGTCGGTGTCGAACGAGATGGCGTTCGAGTCCGAGTCCTCGACGGACACGATCGACAGGATCTGCACGTGAGGCAACTCGAGGACGCCCCGGCGTGGGCGGCCGACGTGGGTGGCCTCGCGGGTCGTGAACCCGACACCCCGGTACCGTTCAGCCAGCGCCTCGAACTCGGCGACGAGACGTTCGATCTCGTCGTCTGAGACGTCAGTGATGCGCGGTTGCCGGACGCGAACCTGCGCCGCCGTGAGGTACGGAACCTCAGCCATCTTCTTCCACCGTCGTGGTCTTGGGCTTACGGGTGGGGCGCTTCACCGGTTCAGCCGGAACCGCGGTGGGGTACGTGGGCTGGACCGGCTCGAACAGTTCGGAACGGCCGGCCACGATCGGGTCGGTGGTCGTGAAGATCGCACCCGACGGGTACACCCGGCGACCGACAGCGAACGGCACCTTGGCGCGAAGAAGATCAGCCACAACGAACCTCCAGGGGTCAATGTGAGGGGTGAGGGGTCCTGGCCCGCCCTGTTGAGGGGCAGGGCGGGCCAGGGGACTAGCCGGGCTGGATCAGGCCGTGGTCGGCAGGTCCAGCAGCGTGAACGCGGAATCGTTGATCGAGTCCGCACCCACACGCCAGAAGGCGTACAAGCCGCGCTGGCCGGTCAGGGCGCCGTCACCGTTCACACGGTGCGGCACGTACTCCACCGACAGGCCCACCCGATCAGCGATCAGGTAGTTCTGGAAGTCGCCGAGCACCATGATGTAGTTGTTGGCCGTGGCGGCGGCGCTGTACGCACCGTCCATCGCGGACGACTCGTACACCGGGTAGCCGATGAGCTCGGGTGGGAGGCCGGCACCCAGCCGCTCCCACAGGGAAGCGCCACCGGCGGTGTCGAACTGGCGGATCAGGTTGTAGATCGCCTTGTTGGCGACCCACTTGGCGTTCTGCCGGTACCGGTCGCCGAGGGCGTTCTCAACGGCGTAGATGTCCGCGACCACCAGGGCCTCCGAGGTGGAGACGTTGATCTCCGAGGAGGTGCCAGCGAGGGCGGTCACGATGCCGTAGGGCTCGTTCGAGCCGTTGCCGGCGCCGACGGCGAACTTGGTCGCCTCCAGGTTGTCCTTCGCGTCGGCGAAGAGCCGCAGCATCTCGGAACCGAACTGGGCCCAGTCCTGGCCGATCTCGATCGAGTAGTCGACGGAGGCGTGGGCCTTGTGGACGGTCACGGACGGCTGGGCGAGGGTGGGGGCACCGTCGGACACGGCGGCGGCCTCAGCGGCGAACGCAGCGGTGACCCCGGCCGAGCTGACACCGTTCCAGGTGTCGGTGGTGACCGGGACGACCCGGGAGATCTGCCGGAACGGGTTGGTCGACCCGTCGCTGGTGAGGATCACCGTGGGGTCGAGAGTGAACGGCACGGCGTAGCCACCGGCGTTGTCGGTGAGCGACGCGGCACGGGACCAGGCGGCGGCCTCGTCGGGGGTGAAGGCGTCACGCTGACCGGCCGCGTACTTCGAGAAGGCGTCACGGTAGGTGTCCGAACCGGTGGCGGCGATACGGATCGCCACCGTCGGGTCGAGGGTGCGGACCAGGCGCTCGGCCTGCTCGCGGTGAGCGTCACCCAGGCCTTCGACCTGCTCGATGGCACGCAGGCCACGGGAACGGATCTCCTGCGGGGTGGCGTCGAAGCGGAGGTCGGACAGGTCGAAGGCGTCGCGCTTGGCGATCATCTCCGGGGCGCCCGAGAAGCCGGGGGTCACGTTGGTGGTGTGCGAGGCGAGCCGTTCGACCTGCTCGGCCCGGGCCAGCAGCCCCTCCAGG harbors:
- a CDS encoding phage major capsid protein; the protein is MTTTELREALAYLAACLRDIHEGAVTRGATLTDASERSAAEALTADEQARWDAGTAEITRLEGLLARAEQVERLASHTTNVTPGFSGAPEMIAKRDAFDLSDLRFDATPQEIRSRGLRAIEQVEGLGDAHREQAERLVRTLDPTVAIRIAATGSDTYRDAFSKYAAGQRDAFTPDEAAAWSRAASLTDNAGGYAVPFTLDPTVILTSDGSTNPFRQISRVVPVTTDTWNGVSSAGVTAAFAAEAAAVSDGAPTLAQPSVTVHKAHASVDYSIEIGQDWAQFGSEMLRLFADAKDNLEATKFAVGAGNGSNEPYGIVTALAGTSSEINVSTSEALVVADIYAVENALGDRYRQNAKWVANKAIYNLIRQFDTAGGASLWERLGAGLPPELIGYPVYESSAMDGAYSAAATANNYIMVLGDFQNYLIADRVGLSVEYVPHRVNGDGALTGQRGLYAFWRVGADSINDSAFTLLDLPTTA